The sequence TTTTTAAATAAAATTTAATTTTAAATCTTTTTTTAAACTTTTAATATCTATATATTTTAAATAAAATCATGCACTATTTTTTAAAATAATATATAAAAATAAAAAATTACTTATTTTAAATAGATTTATTATATTAAATAATCTTATAAAATATTATATTAAAAAAATCACAAAGTCAAAAAGGACTAATTTTAAGATTATTTTATTATAGTGAGGAATTTTTATGGAAAGTAAAATTATTCAATCAGATGTATTGATTATTGGTTCTGGAGGAGCAGGATCTAGAGCAGCTATAGAGGTTAAAAAACAGGGATTAAAACCAATTATAGTTTCAAAAGGATTATCTTTTAAATCAGGATGTACAGGAATGGCAGAAGGAGGTTATAATGCTACTTTTGGATTTGTAGATTCTGAAGATAGTAAAAAAGCACATTTTGAAGATACATTAAAAGGTGGAAGTTATCTCAATGATAGTAAACTTGTAAATATTCTTGTTGATGAAGCACCAGATAGATTAATAGATCTTGAAAATTATGGTGCACTATTTGATAGACAAGAAAATGGTAAACTTAATCAAAGGCCATTTGGTGGTCAAAGATATAGAAGAACTTGCTTTTCAGGAGATAGAACTGGTCACGAAATCATAACTGCACTTAAAGAAGAAGTAACTAGATTAGGCATAGAAACAATTGATGAAGTTATGATTACAAAATTAATAAAAAACAATGATGATTTTCCAAAAGTCATAGGTGCAATTGGATTTAATTTAAAAGATTCTAGTACAATATTTTTCCAAGCTAAAGAAGTAATTATCGCAAGCGGTGGTGCAGGACAACTTTATCCAGTAAGTTCAAATACAGTACAGAAAAATGGTGATGGATATGCACTTGCATGGGATGCTGGAGCAAATCTAGTTGATATGGAAGAAGTTCAATTTCACCCAACAGGTATGATTAAACCAAAATCTAAAGCAGGAGTCCTTGTAACAGAAGCAGTACGTGGAGAAGGAGGAATACTTTATAATAAAAATCATGAAAGGTTCATGTTTAATTATGATGATAGAGGAGAACTTGCTACACGTGATATAGTTGCAAGATC is a genomic window of Methanobrevibacter wolinii SH containing:
- the tfrA gene encoding fumarate reductase (CoM/CoB) subunit TfrA — translated: MESKIIQSDVLIIGSGGAGSRAAIEVKKQGLKPIIVSKGLSFKSGCTGMAEGGYNATFGFVDSEDSKKAHFEDTLKGGSYLNDSKLVNILVDEAPDRLIDLENYGALFDRQENGKLNQRPFGGQRYRRTCFSGDRTGHEIITALKEEVTRLGIETIDEVMITKLIKNNDDFPKVIGAIGFNLKDSSTIFFQAKEVIIASGGAGQLYPVSSNTVQKNGDGYALAWDAGANLVDMEEVQFHPTGMIKPKSKAGVLVTEAVRGEGGILYNKNHERFMFNYDDRGELATRDIVARSIYNEIREGRGTKDGGVYLDISHLDDDIIDEKLETMVEQFKDVGVDIKNEPMEVAPTAHHFMGGVFINEDCKSTVEGLYACGEAAGGVHGANRLGGNALADTQVFGKRAGKAAAIASEIEEFEINEEEIEEEENRIKNLVSKGNIKPKKVKNKIKKIMWENVSIIRNETHLRLGLKRLLDLKENELQNMDVKDIKYYNKDLQNALEAINMCEVAILVVKSAILRRESRGAHYREDFPETKKGWEKSIVFGPTKVRFVKRDRKFTLNE